CAACCAGCTAGCAGCGCTGAAAAAGTCGCGAAGCGGACTTTTTCAGCAGCCTGCTAGCTGGTTGCTGAGAAACTCGAGGATCGCGGAGATTCGGTTCACGAGGGACTCCGAGCCCAGCGGGCGAGGCGGCGGCGCAAGCCGCCGAGGTTGGGGGTGAGACCGCACGACATGTGCGTGCGGGCGAGGGGGGCGCCTTTAGCCCCCCTGGCCGGGCGCCCCTGGAAAAACAGCCGGCGCTGAAGAAGCCGCCACGCGGCTTTTTCAGCAGCTTGCTAGAACCCGCGGCGCTGCAGGGTCTTGCGATCGAGCCCCAGGATGCGCGACGCCGCAGTCTTGTTGCCGCCGGTCATCTGCAGCACCCGCCGGATGTGACGCCGCTCGACGGTCGCAAGATCGAGGGCCTCGGGTCCGCTCTCGGCCGCTTCACTGCCGAGGAAAGAGCGCACCAGCTCGGCATCGACCTCGCCCTCGGCCAGCGACACCGCGCCTTCGACCAGGTTCTGCAGCTCGCGCACGTTGCCCGGAAAGTCATAGGCCATGATCAGGGCCAGGGCATCGGAGCGGAACGGTGGCGGAGCGATGGCCTCGCGCTCGCAGAAGGACTCGGTGAAGTGTCGCACCAGGTGAGGAATGTCCGAGCGCCGCTCGCGCAGCGCCGGCACATCGAGCTCAACGCCCTTGATGCGGTAGTAGAGATCTTCCCGGAAGCTGCCCTGGCGCACCATCGCTTCGAGGTCGCGATGGGTCGCGGCCACCAGACGGACATCCACCGGGATCGCCTTGTGGGAGCCGACCCGCACCACCTCGCGCTCCTGCAGGGCGCGCAACAGCTTGACCTGCACCGCTGGCTGCATGTCGCCGATCTCGTCCAGGAACAAGGTGCCGCCGTCGGCGAGCTCGAGCTTGCCGGGACGGGCCGTGACGCCCGTCGCCACCCCACCCTCGATGCCGAACAGCTCGCTTTCGAGCAGGCTCTCCGGCAAGGCTGCGCAGTTGAGGGCGATCAGCGCTCCCTGGCGCCCGGAGCGATGATGGAGCAGCTTGGTGAGCAGCTCCTTGCCGGTGCCGCTTTCGCCGCGCACCAGCACCGAAACGCCGCGCGGCGCCACCCGCTCGGCGAGCTCGAGGAGGCGCCGCATCGCCGGCGCATGGGCGACGATGCGCTGCCCACCGACCTCGTCCGCCAGGCGACCGCGCAACGCCTTGTTCTCCTCTTCGAGGCGCTGCTGCTGCTGCGCCAGGCGCTCCACCTGGCGCACCGAGTCGAGGGCGACACCGGCGAGGGAGGAAACCGAGTCGAGAAAGCGCCGGTCGTCGTCCGTGAAGGACGGATCGTCGGTGCCGCGGACTTCCTTGTCGATCACCACCAGGAAACCGAGGAAGACGTTGCGGCAGGCCAGCGGCGCCGCCACCAGCTCACCGTAACCGCGCCCCGCCAGGGTGCCGCCGGTGCGACGCAGGAGACGGCCCTCGGCGAGCAGGTCGTGCCAGAGCGGATCCCCCAACAGCGCATCGCCGGAGGGCGGGCCCTCGGCCCAGCCGACGCTCGACAAGGCACGCGACCGGCCGTAGCCGTCGCGCGTCAGGGCGACCGCCGCCGCCGGATCGAGCACCGCGCAAACCCGCTGCAGCAGCTCCTCGACGAGCTCCGCCTCGGGCTGCTGGGCATGGAGCGCCAGCGCCAGGTCGTAGAGCGTCTCGAGCTGGAGGATGCGCCGCTTTTCGGCAAAGCCCGCGGCCGGCATATTCATGAGAGAAGTCTATCGAAGGCCCAAAAAAGCGCCGTAGCCCTCAGGAAGCGGCGGCGCGGCGCGACGCCAAGGCGCGACGCAGGTACTGGCCGGTGTGGCTGTCCTCCACTGCCGCCACCTCTTCGGGAGTGCCAACGGCGACCAAGCGGCCACCGTCCTTACCGCCTTCGGGTCCGAGGTCGATGATGCGATCGGCAATCTTGACGACGTCGAGGTTGTGCTCGATCACCACCACCGTGTTGCCGAGATCGACCAGCCGGTGAATCAGCCGCAGGAGCTTGCCGACATCGTCGAAGTGCAAGCCCGTGGTGGGCTCGTCGAGGAGGTAGAGGGTGCGCCCCGTCGAGCGCTTGCAGAGCTCCCGGGCGAGCTTGACGCGCTGCGCCTCGCCGCCCGAGAGGGTGGTGGCCGGCTGCCCCAGGCGGATGTAGCCGAGGCCGACCTCGTCGAGGGTCTTGAGCACTCGCTCGATGGCCGGGATGTTGCGGAACACCTCGCGGGCCTGCTCGACCGAGAGGTCGAGGATGTCGGCGATGCTCAGGCCCTTGTAGAGCACCGACAGGGTTTCGCGATCGTAGCGCCGGCCGCCGCACACCTCGCAGGTGACGTAGATGTCCGGCAGGAAGTGCATCTCGATCTTGTTCTGGCCGTCGCCCTGGCAGGCCTCGCAGCGGCCACCCTTGACGTTGAAGCTGAAGCGCCCCGGCGCGTAGCCCCGCATGCGCGCCTCCGGCGTCTTCGCCATCAGGTTGCGAATGTGATTGAAGACGTTGGTGTAGGTCGCCGGATTGGAGCGCGGCGTACGGCCGATGGGGCTCTGGTCGATGGCGATCACCTTGTCGAGCTGCTCGAGGCCGCGCAGCTCGCGGTGCTTCCCGGGGCGCTCCGAGGCGCGATAGAAGTGACGCGCCAGGGCCTTGTAGAGGATGTCGTTGACCAGCGTGCTCTTGCCCGAGCCGGAAACTCCGGTGACCACGTTGAGGCAGCCGAGGGCGAAGTCGACGGTCAGGCGCTGAAGGTTGTTGGCCTCCGCTCCCACCACCTTCAGCTTGCCGCTCGCCTGGCGCCGCTGCGGCGGGACCGGCACGTCAAGCTCGCCGCGCAGGTACTTGCCGGTCAGGGAATCGGGATGGGCGGCGACCTCCTCGGGAGTGCCTTCGGCCACCAGCTCGCCACCGTGCAGACCGGCCCCGGGTCCGAGGTCGAGCACCCAGTCGGCTTCCCGGATGGTGTCCTCGTCGTGCTCCACCACCAGCACCGAGTTGCCGAGATCGCGCATCCCCTGGAGGGTGTTGATCAGGCGCGCGTTGTCGCGCTGATGGAGACCGATGGAAGGCTCGTCGAGCACGTAGAGCACCCCCATCAGCTTGCTGCCGATCTGGGTCGCCAGTCGAATGCGTTGGCTTTCGCCACCGGAGAGGGTCGCCGAGGAGCGCTCGAGGTTGAGGTAGCCCACGCCGACATCGCCGAGAAAGCGCAGGCGATCGCGCACTTCCTGCAGCACCTTGCCGGCGATGGCGAGATCGCGGCCATCGAGGGAGAGGCCGGCGACCCAAGCTTCGAGATCGCTCACCGAAAGGCGCCCGAGCTCGTCGATGGAGCGCCCCTCGACCTTCACCGCCAGCGCTTCGGGGCGCAGCCGGCGGCCATCGCAAGCGGTGCAGGTGTGCACCGACATGTATTTTTCGATCTCGGTCCGCACTCCCGCCGAGTCGGTCTCCCGGTAGCGCCGCTCGAGGGTCGGCACCACCCCTTCGAAGCGCCCCTTCCACTTGTAGCTCAGCTTCTTGCTCTCGAGACTGAAGGTCATCTCCTTCTCGCCGCTGCCGTGGAGCACCACCTGGCGCACCTTCTTGGGCAGCTTCTTCCACGGCGTCTTGAGGGAGAAACCCATCGCCTCCGACAGGTTGGCGATCATCTTCATGCGCATCGAGCGCGAGCCCGCCGGCCAGGGCCCGATCGCCCCGGCATCGATCGAGCGATCGACATCGACGATCACCTTGTCTTCGTCGACACCGCTGATCGAGCCCAGCCCGGAGCAGGTCGGACAGGCGCCATAAGGACTGTTGAAGGAGAAAAGCCGAGGCGTGATCTCGGTCAAACCGCCGCCGCAGTCAGAGCAGGAGTAGTTCTGCGACAGGATTTCCTCGCTCCCCCCTTGGGGAGCCAGAACCACCAACCCGTCGGCCACCCGCAGGGCGGTCTCGAGGGAGTCGGCGAGACGCTTTTCGATCCCCGCCTTGACCACCAGGCGATCGATCACGATGTCGATGGTGTGCTTCTTGGCCTTGTCGAGGGCCGGCGGCTCGCCAGAAAGGTCGATCTGCTCACCGTCGATGCGCGCCCGCACAAAGCCCTCCCGGGCCATCTGGGCGAGCTGCTTTTTGTACTCGCCCTTCTTGCCGCGGACGAAGGGCGCATACAGCACCAGCCGCGTCTTCTCCGGCAGAGCCATGATGCGGTCGACCATCTGCTGCACCGTCTGCGGCCGGATCGGCTTGCCGCAGGAAGGGCAATGAGGCACGCCGACGGAGGCATAGAGCAGGCGCAGGTAGTCGTGGATCTCGGTCACCGTGCCGACCGTCGAGCGCGGATTCTTCGACACCGACTTCTGCTCGATGGAGATCGCCGGGCTCAGGCCCTCGATGGCGTCGACGTCCGGTTTCTCCATCTGCTGGAGAAACTGTCGCGCATAGGCCGACAGGGACTCCACGTAGCGCCGCTGGCCTTCGGCGAACAAGGTGTCGAAGGCCAAGCTCGACTTGCCGGAGCCGGAGACCCCGGTCACCACCACCAGGCGGTTGCGGGGAATTTCGAGACTGAGATTTCTGAGGTTGTGCTCGCGGGCGCCGCGAATCCGGATCGAGTCCATGGGGCGCGAACTCTAACAGAGGGCCCCTGACACCCTTTGTCAGGAGCATGTGGGCCAGGGGGTGGGAGCAAGCCGCGTCGAGCGAAGCTCGAGAACGAAAAAGGAGCCCCTGAGGGCTCCCTCGATTGCCCGCGCTGAGCCGACGTCAGGGACGGATGCGCGGTCCCAACACGTCCCGCGGATTGCCCAGCTCCTCGCGCGGACTTCCCGGCACCGGCGAGTCACCGGCGATCGGAACATCACCGACCCGCGGTCGGCGCGGCCTTCGCGGCAGCTCCGGCGGCCGGGCTTCGCCCTTGTGAGTCGACAGCACCTCGAGGAGCTGCTGACCGGCCTCCGGGCTGAAGAACGCCGAGCTCGCCGCCGCCGCCGACTGAATGGTGCCACCGGCCGTCCCCTCGACTCCGAAGATGAAGGGGAAGAGGTCGACTTGCGGGATGCTCGCGCCGTAGTGGTCGTTGATCTCGTCGATGAAGCGGTTGGCGGTCCAGGCGTAGCCGAAGGGCGTCGGATGGACGGCGTCGTAGGAGAAGATGCCGCCGGTCAGGAAGTCGGTGCGATAGAGCAGACCGCCGCCGGCATCGACGCCGTTGGCGGCGACCTCGTCGAACAGACGATTGATCGGCACCAGGGCCGCCCCGAAGTCCGCCGCCGCCTGCCGGATGATGTCGTTGTAGGCCGCCACCCGCGCCGTCAGGAAGGCCACTTCGCCGGCATCGAGCACCGCCTGATCGGGCAGCGGCTGGCCGTTGCCGCCGAGCTGCGCCGGAATACCGAAGCCCTGGGCCAGGAAGCCGCTGGCGGTGAGCAGCACGCGATCGTTGGCCGCCAACGGACCGTTGGGACCGATCAGCGGTACCGGCTGGCCGTTGAGGATCACCGGCTGGCTGGTGTTGGGATCGACCACCACCGGCGGCAAGGTGGTGACGAAGGGAATCGCCGTGACGTTGCCGATGGTGGCCAAAACCAGGTCCGCCCCGACCGCCGCCAGAGTGCCGACGATCTGCCGGTAGTCGGCCCGGAACTGGGCCACCGGCGTCACCGTGACGCCCTCGATCACGATGCCGCTGGTGGCGGCACCGAGGACGTCGTTGTTACCGATCCAGACCGACGCGAAGGTCGGCTGCTGGGCCGCCGCCAGCTCGAGCTGGGTTCCGAGGCCGCGCAGCACCAGGTCGATGATGCCGTTGCCGGTGCGCGAGGTGATGACGTCGTTGACGGTCGCTCCGGGCACGGCCATGTTGTTGTAGGGCGCCGGGAAGCCGAGGTTGAGAGGCGGTCCCGGATTGACCGCCCGGGGAGTGATCACCGGCGCCCCGGGACCGAGGCTCTGGACCGCTAGCAGCGGCGGAATGCCGGGCGCTCCGGCGAGCGGCTGCTCGAAGGCCGGAGCGCCGGCCTGACGGGCGATCAGGGCCGGGTAGCTGTTGACCTGCACATCGCTGAGCAAGCCACTGCTGGCAAAGCCGGCGGTCAGGGAATCGCCAACGGCGACATAGCGGGTGAAGTCGGCACTGCCGGTGTTCTGCGCCCAGGCGGAGCCGGTGGCCAGGAGAAGGGCCGCGGTCACTACCGCGACGAGGAGGCTATTGCGCTTCATGATCGAGATCTCCTTGAGTCATCCGCCCTAGAAGCCGATGGTCAGGCCGAGAAGCCAGGCTTCGTTCTGGTAGGTACCGAAGAAATCGCTCTCGCCGGCAAAGCTGCGCGCCCGAGTGCGCTCGTCGAAGTCGAGGTACATCAGGGCGATATCGAACTCTCGCTTGTTGCCCTCGAAGCCGTAGCCGATGGTGAAGCCGTTGCGGTCGGCATCGGGCAGCAGCGGGCTGACGCTCTCCTCCGGCTGCGGCGTCTCGTCGAAGACGTAGCCGAAGCGCCACTGGCGGCCCTGGCCGCGATCCCAGGCGATGCCGAGGCGGTAATTGAAGACGTCGTCCCACTTCTGCTCGCGGGTGGTGTCCGGCAGGTCGTCGTTGACGAAGTCGATGGTGAGCTCCTCGAAGGAGCTCCAGCCGGTCCAGTTGACGTCCGTCTCGACGGTGACGTTCTCGGTCAAGCCGAAGGCGAAGCCGAGGCTCGCCATCTGCGGAAACTCGAGCTCCGCCTCCACCGGGAGATCCTGGTCGAAGGGCAGCAAGCCGGCCACTGCGGTGTCGAAGGGAGTGCCGGTGAAGCGCTGCCGGAGGACGCCGTCGCCACCGTAGTCGACATCGACGCTGCTGCGGTAGGAGAGGCCCCACGAGAAGTACTCACCGACTTTGTGCAGCAAGCCGAGATTGAAGCCGAAACCGCTCTCGAGGTCGGTCTCGAGCTTGAGAACTCCGACATCCGCAAAGCCCAGGGTCAGAGGATTGAAGGCCGCCACGTGCTGGTCGAGCTGAACGTCCGTGAAGCGCCCCACCAAGCCGATCCCGATGCCGAGGCGGTCGCTCGCCTGCCAGGCGATGCTGGGGTTGACGTCGACGGCACGCAGCGCCGCCCGACGGCTGACAAAGCGACCCGGGAAGTCCTCGTCCCACTCGGTGGTCAAGCCGAAGGGTGCGTTCACTCCGAGGCCGAAGGTCACCCGGTCGTTGATCGGCCGCACCCAATAGGCATGGGGCGGCACCGCCGAGAGGGTTTCCTGCTCGGCCGTCACGCTCGGTCCCGGAAAGGGCGCGGCTCCTTGGTAGGTCGCGTCGGCACCGTAGATGTAGGTCAAGCCGACCGCGAAGTCCTGCTCTTTTTGAAAGGCCAGGCCGGCCACATTGTGAAACATGGCCGAGGGATCATCGGCTTGGGCGGTGTAAGCACCGGCCATACCCATCGCCTTGGTCCCCTGCTCGAAGATGCCAAATCCCGCGCCGAATGCGGGGCCGGTCAGCAGAGCGCTTACCGCCACCGCCGAGATAAAACGAATCGCGGGCCTGTTGGATCTCCTGCTCATCCCTGACTCCTCTTGTTGCCGAATCGAACGTGAATCGTGCCCAGGAACCCCTTCCCTGCGCCGGAGACTGATTGCCTCGGGCAACATCCAGGCACCTGGGTGGCGAGCCATCACAGTAGTCGAGAAAACCTGAATTTGTCAACGTTTACGGCGCTTTTCGCCGCTCTGAGGCGAAGCCGCTGGAAGCTGCTAGAGTTGTCCCACTGGAGGAATGACCATGCAGTTCGAACATGATGTGCAGCGCGAAACCCACGCCCGAGTCGAAGACTACTTGCCGGACTTCTTCGAAGACCCCTTTCATGATCAAGAAAACGGTCACTTCTACGTCCGCTACGGAAGCACCGTCCTCGAGATCTCCGTCGACGCCTACGGCCCGCAGGAGGCGGTGGTCAAGATCACCTCCTACTGCGTGCAGAATGCCGAGATCTCGGCCAAGCTGACCGCCGAGCTGCTGGCCCTCAACCACGACCTCGCCTTCGGCGCCTTCTCGATGATCGGGCGCGACGTCTTCTTCTCGCATTCGATCTTCGGCCGCGACATGAACGCCCGCCGTCTGCTCGACGCCATCGCCGCGGTGGCCAATGTCGCCGACGAGTACGACGATCTGCTGGCGGCCAAGTACGGCGGCACCACCGCCCTCGAGCGCATCCAGCAAACGGGAGGTCGCAGCCAGCGCCGTCAGCAGCAAGACGACGACCTCGAGTCGACCTTGCCCTCCTAGCCCTTGATCGCCGCTTCGGCCTCGCGGTCGAGGATGCGCTGCTTGATCGCCTCGCGCTTGTCGTAGTGCTTCTTGCCCTGAGCGAGGGCGATCTCGAGCTTGATCCAGTTGCCTTTGAGGTAGAGGGCGAGGGGAATCGCCGTCTGTCCCTTCATCAGGGTGCGACCGTAAACGCGGTCGATCTCGCGTCGCGACAGCAGCAGCTTGCGGTCGCGCTCCACCGGGTGGTTGAGGCGGTTGCCGTGACTGTAGGGACT
Above is a window of Acidobacteriota bacterium DNA encoding:
- a CDS encoding outer membrane protein transport protein; the protein is MSRRSNRPAIRFISAVAVSALLTGPAFGAGFGIFEQGTKAMGMAGAYTAQADDPSAMFHNVAGLAFQKEQDFAVGLTYIYGADATYQGAAPFPGPSVTAEQETLSAVPPHAYWVRPINDRVTFGLGVNAPFGLTTEWDEDFPGRFVSRRAALRAVDVNPSIAWQASDRLGIGIGLVGRFTDVQLDQHVAAFNPLTLGFADVGVLKLETDLESGFGFNLGLLHKVGEYFSWGLSYRSSVDVDYGGDGVLRQRFTGTPFDTAVAGLLPFDQDLPVEAELEFPQMASLGFAFGLTENVTVETDVNWTGWSSFEELTIDFVNDDLPDTTREQKWDDVFNYRLGIAWDRGQGRQWRFGYVFDETPQPEESVSPLLPDADRNGFTIGYGFEGNKREFDIALMYLDFDERTRARSFAGESDFFGTYQNEAWLLGLTIGF
- the uvrA gene encoding excinuclease ABC subunit UvrA, with product MDSIRIRGAREHNLRNLSLEIPRNRLVVVTGVSGSGKSSLAFDTLFAEGQRRYVESLSAYARQFLQQMEKPDVDAIEGLSPAISIEQKSVSKNPRSTVGTVTEIHDYLRLLYASVGVPHCPSCGKPIRPQTVQQMVDRIMALPEKTRLVLYAPFVRGKKGEYKKQLAQMAREGFVRARIDGEQIDLSGEPPALDKAKKHTIDIVIDRLVVKAGIEKRLADSLETALRVADGLVVLAPQGGSEEILSQNYSCSDCGGGLTEITPRLFSFNSPYGACPTCSGLGSISGVDEDKVIVDVDRSIDAGAIGPWPAGSRSMRMKMIANLSEAMGFSLKTPWKKLPKKVRQVVLHGSGEKEMTFSLESKKLSYKWKGRFEGVVPTLERRYRETDSAGVRTEIEKYMSVHTCTACDGRRLRPEALAVKVEGRSIDELGRLSVSDLEAWVAGLSLDGRDLAIAGKVLQEVRDRLRFLGDVGVGYLNLERSSATLSGGESQRIRLATQIGSKLMGVLYVLDEPSIGLHQRDNARLINTLQGMRDLGNSVLVVEHDEDTIREADWVLDLGPGAGLHGGELVAEGTPEEVAAHPDSLTGKYLRGELDVPVPPQRRQASGKLKVVGAEANNLQRLTVDFALGCLNVVTGVSGSGKSTLVNDILYKALARHFYRASERPGKHRELRGLEQLDKVIAIDQSPIGRTPRSNPATYTNVFNHIRNLMAKTPEARMRGYAPGRFSFNVKGGRCEACQGDGQNKIEMHFLPDIYVTCEVCGGRRYDRETLSVLYKGLSIADILDLSVEQAREVFRNIPAIERVLKTLDEVGLGYIRLGQPATTLSGGEAQRVKLARELCKRSTGRTLYLLDEPTTGLHFDDVGKLLRLIHRLVDLGNTVVVIEHNLDVVKIADRIIDLGPEGGKDGGRLVAVGTPEEVAAVEDSHTGQYLRRALASRRAAAS
- a CDS encoding SGNH/GDSL hydrolase family protein — translated: MKRNSLLVAVVTAALLLATGSAWAQNTGSADFTRYVAVGDSLTAGFASSGLLSDVQVNSYPALIARQAGAPAFEQPLAGAPGIPPLLAVQSLGPGAPVITPRAVNPGPPLNLGFPAPYNNMAVPGATVNDVITSRTGNGIIDLVLRGLGTQLELAAAQQPTFASVWIGNNDVLGAATSGIVIEGVTVTPVAQFRADYRQIVGTLAAVGADLVLATIGNVTAIPFVTTLPPVVVDPNTSQPVILNGQPVPLIGPNGPLAANDRVLLTASGFLAQGFGIPAQLGGNGQPLPDQAVLDAGEVAFLTARVAAYNDIIRQAAADFGAALVPINRLFDEVAANGVDAGGGLLYRTDFLTGGIFSYDAVHPTPFGYAWTANRFIDEINDHYGASIPQVDLFPFIFGVEGTAGGTIQSAAAASSAFFSPEAGQQLLEVLSTHKGEARPPELPRRPRRPRVGDVPIAGDSPVPGSPREELGNPRDVLGPRIRP
- the smpB gene encoding SsrA-binding protein SmpB, with the translated sequence MASGKGKKKPGKEGDRQILARNRRARHDYEILEKLEAGLVLSGTEVKAARAGLVQLKDSYIEVRNGEAWLIGAHISPYSHGNRLNHPVERDRKLLLSRREIDRVYGRTLMKGQTAIPLALYLKGNWIKLEIALAQGKKHYDKREAIKQRILDREAEAAIKG
- a CDS encoding sigma 54-interacting transcriptional regulator; protein product: MNMPAAGFAEKRRILQLETLYDLALALHAQQPEAELVEELLQRVCAVLDPAAAVALTRDGYGRSRALSSVGWAEGPPSGDALLGDPLWHDLLAEGRLLRRTGGTLAGRGYGELVAAPLACRNVFLGFLVVIDKEVRGTDDPSFTDDDRRFLDSVSSLAGVALDSVRQVERLAQQQQRLEEENKALRGRLADEVGGQRIVAHAPAMRRLLELAERVAPRGVSVLVRGESGTGKELLTKLLHHRSGRQGALIALNCAALPESLLESELFGIEGGVATGVTARPGKLELADGGTLFLDEIGDMQPAVQVKLLRALQEREVVRVGSHKAIPVDVRLVAATHRDLEAMVRQGSFREDLYYRIKGVELDVPALRERRSDIPHLVRHFTESFCEREAIAPPPFRSDALALIMAYDFPGNVRELQNLVEGAVSLAEGEVDAELVRSFLGSEAAESGPEALDLATVERRHIRRVLQMTGGNKTAASRILGLDRKTLQRRGF